Within the Cryptococcus neoformans var. neoformans B-3501A chromosome 1, whole genome shotgun sequence genome, the region CTGTTATCCTTGactttgctgctgttgccaACCTTGATACCACTGGTGTGCAAAATTTGATCGACACCAagacggagatggagaaatgGGCCGATGGTCCTGTCGAGTTCCACTTTTGCGGTATTCTTTCACCTTGGATCCGACGTGCTCTTGTTGCTGGTGGATTTGGTCAAGGCCGTGCCAAGGAAGGTGCCGCTCTTGAAGTAGCTCCTGCTGTCATCGAGAATCTTGAGAACGCTGCTTCCCCGGgaatggagagggagaggtaTAATGAGCATGAAGTCTCTTTCATTCACGAGGTCGGTCAAGCTTCCAACTCAACTTCCGCCGGTACTTCTTTcagcgaggaggagaagaggattggCTCTGGAGCCACcacaccatctcctcaattGGATGGGGTTAACGAAAGAAGACCGAGCGGTGTATCAACCAAGACTGTTCCATTGTTAGACAGGTCAACAcctttcttccactttGACCTGGCCGATGCCTTGAACTCGTTGAACTTACCTGAGAATGAGTGATTTGTATGACGTGTAAAGGGGTCTGGGGCTTATTTGTAGTGCATCTTGTTTTCACATTCGTTTTTGTCTTGTTTTGGGCATCTTTGTCAAAATTATCTCGCATAGTACATATAACATCACATAGTAACAATACAGCAATCAATGTAACAAATCATGACAAAGCAACCTTTCGGAATCGTGGGCTTCCTGTCTTAGTAAGGATGCAGTCGATAAAATGATACGAGATTGTTCTCTCCGCTTGCAGGTCTGCAGGTTCTGGATTTACCGTTACCTAGTACTGACTCCTCTTGCCAAGTCAAGAAGACAAACAGTGATCAGAATGGTTCAACTTCGCTCCACTATAACAATTTGTTACTTGTGGAAATAACAGACATATACTCGTCGAGAATCGGACGAATGCCCCAATTGGACGGACGCTGGGCCGGGCCCTCCAGCCAGGGGCACCAACAGGTAAGTACTTATTATTATAACTGACGTTGACTGCTGATTGGCTAATCTATCTATTTTCAGGCACGCCATAATAATAAATCACGGCGTGGCGAATGGTGAAGAGTGGATTGTTATCTCCAGCAAGTCACCCACGACTGCTAGTTTTCCTTTGTTAACCATATCTTGAGGCTTGAGGAGACCTGAAGACAACCAATAAAATACTTCAAGACAGCGGCTTGTTTCCCAATTTTGGCTGCTCACAAACTTCATCAGAGACCACACAGATACTCTTTCCGCTATCGAGACCACGCTTCCTTTCCGTCAATTTTGATTCTTGATAACGAATTGTCTCAACGCACAGGCTACATTATTGATGTCACCCATCACGCCGTTCTTATAGATAACTAGGATAACAAGATGCCTGCCAGGGATCCAAACGCGTCTCCCCATGTCCCATCGACCTTCCCCAACCGCCCTGTCTCACCTATCAACTCCCAGCATCCCAATACGCTCTCTCCGAACGCCTCAGGCTTCTCAGTTCGCACTGTACAGTCAAATAACGGTGTTTTGAGTCTGCCAAGTCCAGACCATCAGCAGCCGCATGGATATTTTACCCAAGCTTTACGGAGAGTTAGTGGGACAGGAGGACATAATTTGCCTCGGATGGAAGCACCAGCAAGTGCTGGACAAGATGTACCAGCTGAGAGGAATGGTTGGGACGAGTGAGTTGCCGTTCGAGGCGCTCATTTCCGCCGTATGAACTTACCATTTCGACTGTAGTACCTCATTCCACATACAGGCTGGTTCAACGACTTCCCAAGCTATTCGAGATTCCACAGCCCGTTTGGCGTCTGtgtccttctccaccagACCTCGTGCATTCTCATCAGCTTCCCAGGGCGACAGCTCGTACTCCCATTCAGCCCTCTCCTCAAGACATGCCTCTGTAAACCATGGGCCCACTCATTCGGTTGCGACTTCTGCTACTGAACATCGTCCTATATACCCTAGTCACCTTAACCCCGCTATCTCCAAGCCAGGTCCGACCCCTGTCTTGGAAGACGACGAGCGAGACGAGGTTTCCCCGTCCAAAGGTCTTCAAGCCTTACCCGCATCACCCTTCACCGGGGCCAAATCAGGCCTGAGTATGATGCTGGAGCGAGATAAGGAGGAGCGGCGCGTAAGGGGATTGACAGAGGCTGCTTCTCTTCGTAGTAAGCGTTCTGGTAGCTCGATTGGTAAGCTAGcaagtgatgaagaggagtcAGGCGAGAGGACTCCAATGCCACGTAGAAGCTCGCTGGTGGACGACATTCTCGAAGTACCGACAACCGAGGGTAATGCGAGGATGTCTCATGCGGgctcttccagctctctCCGCCGTTTTCTCGCCAATGAAgtaaatgaagaagaactcGGACAGGCTCCAGATGAGAGATCGCTTTTGTTGGGGGATGGTCGCGAACGGAAAAAGCGTTCTTGGGCCGGCGAGGCGTTATCCAATATTGAGGGCTGGAAGAACAATCTATTAAAGGTGACCCCTAAAGATGTTGTTGAAGGGATTATTTTGGAGCCTATTAGGACATTGCCTTCGGTCATCTTGGGGTTGTTGCTCAATGTGCTGGATGGTGTCAGTTACGGCAtgatcctcttccctgCAACCCCAATCTTTGTCGATTTCGGCTCTCTTGGTGTATCGATGTTCTTCGTGTCTTGTATCGTCTCTCAGCTTGTGTTCTCGCTTGGTGGAAGTATTTTCCCCGGTGGCAACGGTTCGATGATGATTGAAGCtgtccccttcttccatatcTTGATTAATACCTTTGAACAAGTATGCGGTGACGATGATAAGGCTATCATCGCGACGACAATGGTTGCATTCGCATTCAGCTCTATTTTGACTGGTGAGGACTGTCTGCTTTCCACCTATCGTTTCTGATCCCCAGTAGGCTTGGTATTCTTCGCACTAGGTGCGTTTAAGCTCGGTAGTTTGATCGGATATTTCCCTCGTCATATTCTAGTAGGGTGAGTACCGTCTTTGCTCATGGTCCCAGTCCTCATTCGTGTCCTAGATGTATCGGCGGTGTTGGTGTCTTCCTTATCGAAACCGGCCTTGAAGTCTCCCGCGGtctcaaagaagaaggcttcGAATACAACCTTGCCACACTCAAGCTTTTCTTCGAATCCGGCCATGCGATCGCATTATGGACCATTCCCCTCGCTCTGGCTATCCTCCTCCGAGTCATTACTCATTTTTGGCATCACCAACTCATTTTCCCAGcctacttcttcatcatccccgTCATCTTCTATATTGTCATAGCCATTGGAAGATGGGATCTGCAGCacttgaggaagatgggttGGGTTTTTGATGTAGGGACAAATACGCAAGCTTGGTGGAAGTTTTACACCCTTTTTGTAAGTTAAAATGAAAGAAGTGCATTTGAGCGATCACTCAATATATGTAGGACTTTCGCAAGACGAATTGGGAAGCTTTCTGGGCAGCTATGCCTACGCAGCTCGCTTTGGTCTTTTTTGGCATTCTACATGTGCCGCTTAATGTGAGTTCATCTAATTTTATTAAACTAAATTGCCCAGCTAACAAGATTACTTTTCTACTAGGTTCCAGCCCTCGGTGTATCACTCAGTGAAGACAACGTCAAGCTGGATCGTGAATTAGTTGCTCACGGTGCCTCCAATATGCTGGCTGGATTAACCGGAACAGTACCAAATTATCTGACCTATGTCAACACAGTACTCTGTAAATCTATCACGTCTTGTTTACCTCCATTACTAATGGCTGTCATTTAGTCTACCGTGTGGGAGGCGGCTCCAGATTGTCAGGTCTAATGCTTGCCATGGGAACGGCCGCCATCATGATGATTGGGCCTGCTGTCATTGCCTCTCTTCGTGAGTTCCATATGAAACGTTACCTAATCAGAAAGTTGATATATGTGTAGCTGTTATGGTCGTCGGTGCTCTGATCTTCGTTCTTGGCATTGACCTCCTTATGGAAGCTGTCTGGGATACAAGGCACCGAGTCAACAAGATGGAGTATATTACTATTTGGGCCATCGCCATCGGCATGACCGTGTAAATTAACAACAACCATTGGTTTGGCGTCCGCTCACACATACTTGTAGCTTCGACTTTGTCATTGGACTCTTATTCGGTATTATTTTGGCCTGTATCTTCTTTGTCGTGCAAAGCTCAAGACGTCGAGCTATTCGGGCAGTTTTCAACGGTGCAACTGCGAGATCAACTGTCAGAAGACCGAAATGGCAAAGAAGTTTCATCCAGCAGGTCGGTTCTCAAACATATGTGATGAAGCTCCAGGGTTTCCGTAATTCTTTTCCTACAGCGTGCCAGATGCGGAACTGATCGATTCGTAGTGTTCTTTGGCACTATCACCACTGTCGAGGACGAGATTCGAAAACTCCTCGATCTTGCTAAGTGGCAGCACAATCCGATTCGCTTTCTCATCATTGATTTTGCTCTCGTCCATGGTCTGGACTTTTCTTCGGCTGAAGCGTTCGTCAGGGTACAACGTTTGCTTGCTGCTAAGGATGTTCTATTGATTATGTGCGGTGCAAAATCCGATGGACTTGTTGGGACTGCATTGCAAGGTGTCGGCTTATGGGCAGATCGAGAAGGCACGAGAGTTGAAGTGTTTGAATCACTGAATGATGCACTGGAATGGACGGAGAATGTGTATCTGTAAGCTAAACGGCATGATGAACAAAGGGCTATAAATTGACAATTTTTGTACAGTACTGCTTTCCTAGAAAACCAACAGTTGATGGACTGCGAAACCACCACAAAGGTCATGGACTTCCCAAAAATCGCCAAGCCACCTTTCTCATTGTCAGAGTCTTTCCAAAACAGTCCGCGGAGGAGCCACCTGGTTAAAGCAGGTGGAGATACCATATTCCAAAGTAGGTGCTTTGGCCCTTTTCAATAAGACGACGTTGACCATTAAAAAAAGCTTCTTACGCTTccaaagatgatgacgagcCTTCGACTCCACCACCTGAAGAACCTTTGGCCCAGCCAATTCCAGTCCTTTTGCAAACCTTTGGTGCCTACTCAGCCTCTTCGgtttcttccatttccactTCGTTCTGCAAATCACTCGCCCCTTATTTCACAAAGTCCTCCATCATGCCAGGTGACACCCTTTGGATGCAAGGCGATCCTGCCGACGGGATGTACATCATCGAAGTCGGATGCTTGCGTGCCACCTACGCCTATAATGATACAACAAACTTAGTACAAGAGACAATGGTGGCAGGTACAATGGCTGGTGATATGAGTGCGTTGAGTGAGACCACGCGAAACTGTAGCGTTGTGGCCGAAAGAGAATCAGTTCTGTGGAAGTTGAGCCAGGAGAGACTAGATCAGATGGTTAAGGAACAGCCCGAGGTTGCTCAGGCTTTTATCAAGATGGTTCTCAAGGGTGAGTCAGGCCTCTCGTTTTCAGGGAGAAGACTTAGAAAGCTGATAATGTTTTAGCGGTGGCGGAAGAGCAGGACGTCTTGTCATCTCATCTTATTGCTGTCCTGTCATAGATAGCAGGTCGCTCTCTTATTCCCCATCAAATGACACAGTCCGGATCGAGGCTGGTGACTAATAAACGGCATATTAGGGAGTTGTAGTAATGCTTCAGACACTTATAAACGTAGAGATGATCAAAAAGGCATGAAACGACATCAATGATATGCTGGATCATCTGTTATGGCGACCATCTGTTACCTGCGAAAACAAATAATTGTACTGTATGATGAAGAGTAATCATGACATGGTGGAGCTTCGCCAGTTTATTTATACACTCCATTATTGGAAGTAAAAAGATGGGTCGAATCAATGTTGATTAAATGATGTCGACTGGAGGTACTACTCACATCTGATGAGGCTGGGACGAGCGGCATCTATCTTAAATTCAATTTATccgaaggaaagaagaagatgatgaagttgCCTACTCACTTTCTTGTGTCTTGGAAACGTTTGTCGCGGTAAAATGATACATCTGACCACATAACGACGGGAGAAACCGCAGCTCATATGATTGATTGTTCTATATCGTATGCAGCGGAGGAGCACTACGTAGTAGGAAGGGAGGAACTCTCGTCAAATCTCCCAGTGCATAAGAGAATGGTCCTCAATCAAGGAGACCCAGCAGGTGACCTCATCGTACGCAGAACTTAGTATAAATACTGAAACGTTACATGATAGCACATGTCTTATTATATGCCAGTCTAATAATTTATACGACAGAAGGCGATATGATGGAAAACGATCACCATCGCAGCTGTTGCGACTCACTTTATTCTTCGTTCTCGTTCTTCTATAGTTGTctaaataataataatcaAGACTTGCTCATTGTTTGACCTTAAGCTCACTGCTATTAGTACGAGTCATACTACTTAGTGCTTTTAGCTGCTCCTCC harbors:
- a CDS encoding hypothetical protein (Similar to gi|46099588|gb|EAK84821.1| hypothetical protein UM03786.1 [Ustilago maydis 521], FASTA scores: opt: 2241, E(): 2.6e-120, (55.660% identity (77.089% similar) in 742 aa overlap (466-1177:1-738)); HMMPfam hit to Sulfate_transp, Sulfate transporter family, score: 135.3, E(): 1.4e-37; HMMPfam hit to cNMP_binding, Cyclic nucleotide-binding domain, score: 75.6, E(): 1.3e-19), which gives rise to MPARDPNASPHVPSTFPNRPVSPINSQHPNTLSPNASGFSVRTVQSNNGVLSLPSPDHQQPHGYFTQALRRVSGTGGHNLPRMEAPASAGQDVPAERNGWDDTSFHIQAGSTTSQAIRDSTARLASVSFSTRPRAFSSASQGDSSYSHSALSSRHASVNHGPTHSVATSATEHRPIYPSHLNPAISKPGPTPVLEDDERDEVSPSKGLQALPASPFTGAKSGLSMMLERDKEERRVRGLTEAASLRSKRSGSSIGKLASDEEESGERTPMPRRSSLVDDILEVPTTEGNARMSHAGSSSSLRRFLANEVNEEELGQAPDERSLLLGDGRERKKRSWAGEALSNIEGWKNNLLKVTPKDVVEGIILEPIRTLPSVILGLLLNVLDGVSYGMILFPATPIFVDFGSLGVSMFFVSCIVSQLVFSLGGSIFPGGNGSMMIEAVPFFHILINTFEQVCGDDDKAIIATTMVAFAFSSILTGLVFFALGAFKLGSLIGYFPRHILVGCIGGVGVFLIETGLEVSRGLKEEGFEYNLATLKLFFESGHAIALWTIPLALAILLRVITHFWHHQLIFPAYFFIIPVIFYIVIAIGRWDLQHLRKMGWVFDVGTNTQAWWKFYTLFDFRKTNWEAFWAAMPTQLALVFFGILHVPLNVPALGVSLSEDNVKLDRELVAHGASNMLAGLTGTVPNYLTYVNTVLFYRVGGGSRLSGLMLAMGTAAIMMIGPAVIASLPVMVVGALIFVLGIDLLMEAVWDTRHRVNKMEYITIWAIAIGMTVFDFVIGLLFGIILACIFFVVQSSRRRAIRAVFNGATARSTVRRPKWQRSFIQQVGSQTYVMKLQGFLFFGTITTVEDEIRKLLDLAKWQHNPIRFLIIDFALVHGLDFSSAEAFVRVQRLLAAKDVLLIMCGAKSDGLVGTALQGVGLWADREGTRVEVFESLNDALEWTENVYLTAFLENQQLMDCETTTKVMDFPKIAKPPFSLSESFQNSPRRSHLVKAGGDTIFQTSYASKDDDEPSTPPPEEPLAQPIPVLLQTFGAYSASSVSSISTSFCKSLAPYFTKSSIMPGDTLWMQGDPADGMYIIEVGCLRATYAYNDTTNLVQETMVAGTMAGDMSALSETTRNCSVVAERESVLWKLSQERLDQMVKEQPEVAQAFIKMVLKAVAEEQDVLSSHLIAVLS